In Thunnus thynnus chromosome 13, fThuThy2.1, whole genome shotgun sequence, the following proteins share a genomic window:
- the slc25a14 gene encoding brain mitochondrial carrier protein 1 isoform X1, with the protein MFLDMLCCLRLQHCVDLCLCGLLLFLAGLQQVEAAAAAAEMSNLNWKPFIYGGMASIVAEFGTFPIDLTKTRLQVQGQSQYTEVRYRGMFHALFRIGKEEGIRALYSGISPALLRQASYGTIKIGTYNSLKRLFVSRPEDETMVINVFCGVVSGVLSSSLANPTDVLKIRMQAQGSLLQGSMMSNFINIYQTEGTRGLWRGVIPTAQRAAIVVGVELPVYDITKKHLLRSGVMGDTILTHFISSFTCGLAGALASNPVDVVRTRMMNQRVLSGGPLYKGTLDGVMQTWKNEGFFALYKGFWPNWLRLGPWNIIFFITFEQLKKLPF; encoded by the exons ATGTTTCTCGACATGTTGTGTTGTCTGAGATTGCAGCACTGTGTTGACCTCTGTCTGTGCGGcctactgttgtttttagcgGGGCTGCAGCAGGTGGAAGCAGCAGCCGCCGCCGCAGAGATGTCCAACTTGAACTGGAAGCCGTTCATCTACGGAGGGATGGCCTCGATTGTCGCAGAATTCG GGACTTTCCCCATCGACCTGACTAAGACACGGCTACAGGTCCAGGGTCAGTCCCAGTATACAGAGGTGCGCTACAGAGGCATGTTCCACGCCCTCTTCAGGATCGGCAAGGAGGAGGGCATCCGGGCGCTCTACTCTGG TATTTCTCCTGCCCTGTTGAGACAAGCTTCTTATGGGACAATCAAGATAGGAACCTACAATTCTCTGAAGAGGCTGTTTGTCAGTCGCCCAGAAG ACGAGACCATGGTCATCAACGTCTTCTGCGGCGTCGTGTCTGGAgtcctgtcctcctccctgGCCAATCCCACGGACGTCCTCAAG ATCAGAATGCAGGCGCAGGGCAGTCTGCTCCAAGGCAGCATGATGTCCAACTTCATCAACATCTACCAGACAGAGGGCACCAGAGGGCTGTGGAGA ggTGTCATTCCCACAGCACAGCGAGCAGCCATTGTCGTCGGGGTAGAACTTCCTGTCTATGACATAACGAAGAAGCACCTCCTTCGCTCTGGTGTCATGGGAGACAccattttgacacatttcat TTCAAGTTTCACGTGTGGCTTGGCGGGGGCGCTGGCTTCCAACCCCGTAGATGTGGTTCGAACCCGTATGATGAACCAGCGAGTTTTGTCAGGAGGCCCCTTGTACAAAGGAACACTGGACGGCGTGATGCAGACGTGGAAGAACGAGGGCTTCTTCGCTCTCTATAAGGGATTCTGGCCTAACTGGCTGCGACTTGGGCCTTGGAACATCATC TTCTTCATCACCTTCGAGCAGCTGAAGAAGCTCCCGTTTTAA
- the slc25a14 gene encoding brain mitochondrial carrier protein 1 isoform X2 has product MSNLNWKPFIYGGMASIVAEFGTFPIDLTKTRLQVQGQSQYTEVRYRGMFHALFRIGKEEGIRALYSGISPALLRQASYGTIKIGTYNSLKRLFVSRPEDETMVINVFCGVVSGVLSSSLANPTDVLKIRMQAQGSLLQGSMMSNFINIYQTEGTRGLWRGVIPTAQRAAIVVGVELPVYDITKKHLLRSGVMGDTILTHFISSFTCGLAGALASNPVDVVRTRMMNQRVLSGGPLYKGTLDGVMQTWKNEGFFALYKGFWPNWLRLGPWNIIFFITFEQLKKLPF; this is encoded by the exons ATGTCCAACTTGAACTGGAAGCCGTTCATCTACGGAGGGATGGCCTCGATTGTCGCAGAATTCG GGACTTTCCCCATCGACCTGACTAAGACACGGCTACAGGTCCAGGGTCAGTCCCAGTATACAGAGGTGCGCTACAGAGGCATGTTCCACGCCCTCTTCAGGATCGGCAAGGAGGAGGGCATCCGGGCGCTCTACTCTGG TATTTCTCCTGCCCTGTTGAGACAAGCTTCTTATGGGACAATCAAGATAGGAACCTACAATTCTCTGAAGAGGCTGTTTGTCAGTCGCCCAGAAG ACGAGACCATGGTCATCAACGTCTTCTGCGGCGTCGTGTCTGGAgtcctgtcctcctccctgGCCAATCCCACGGACGTCCTCAAG ATCAGAATGCAGGCGCAGGGCAGTCTGCTCCAAGGCAGCATGATGTCCAACTTCATCAACATCTACCAGACAGAGGGCACCAGAGGGCTGTGGAGA ggTGTCATTCCCACAGCACAGCGAGCAGCCATTGTCGTCGGGGTAGAACTTCCTGTCTATGACATAACGAAGAAGCACCTCCTTCGCTCTGGTGTCATGGGAGACAccattttgacacatttcat TTCAAGTTTCACGTGTGGCTTGGCGGGGGCGCTGGCTTCCAACCCCGTAGATGTGGTTCGAACCCGTATGATGAACCAGCGAGTTTTGTCAGGAGGCCCCTTGTACAAAGGAACACTGGACGGCGTGATGCAGACGTGGAAGAACGAGGGCTTCTTCGCTCTCTATAAGGGATTCTGGCCTAACTGGCTGCGACTTGGGCCTTGGAACATCATC TTCTTCATCACCTTCGAGCAGCTGAAGAAGCTCCCGTTTTAA